In the Salvelinus fontinalis isolate EN_2023a chromosome 34, ASM2944872v1, whole genome shotgun sequence genome, one interval contains:
- the LOC129833776 gene encoding fascin-2-like, with protein sequence MDNGLTMPTNGINKALKLQFGLINHESRYLTAEAFGFKVNASASSMKKKQIWTLEQEDQDTQVVFLRSHLGRYLASDKDGKVSCGAEQPDSPGCRFLIVAQSDGRWALQSETYLRFFGGSADYLSCFAQAIGEPELWAVHLALHPQSSLLSVARKRYAHLFAREGEISVDSNIPWGSDSLVTLVYLEGKYFLKTCDSRFLSNDGKLVKENTPTTSFTLELKSGKLAFKDCDGKYLTPMGPTGTLRSGRCSKPGKDELFDLEESHPQVIFQAANKRFVSVKQGVSISANQDVETDMETFQMEIDKESRKCMFRTNGGNYWTLVSHGGIQSTATEVEANTMFHIEWLGRSVALKASNGKYVCTKKNGQLSAVSDSVGDDELFLMKLINRPMLILRGENGFVCHHKSSNTLDANRSVYDIFLLLFSDGAYHIKSVGGTFWYVSSSGLVCSDGDKPEDFFLEFLEHGRVGIKGKNGKYLRGDSGTLKGDAATVDPSCLWEY encoded by the exons atggacAACGGATTGACGATGCCCACGAACGGAATTAACAAAGCCTTGAAGCTGCAGTTTGGCCTCATCAACCACGAAAGCCGTTATCTAACGGCCGAGGCCTTCGGCTTCAAGGTGAACGCCTCGGCCTCCAGCATGAAGAAGAAGCAGATCTGGACTCTGGAGCAAGAGGACCAGGACACCCAGGTAGTGTTCCTTCGCAGCCACCTGGGCCGCTACCTGGCCTCCGACAAGGATGGTAAGGTGAGCTGCGGGGCAGAGCAGCCCGACTCGCCCGGCTGCCGCTTCCTGATCGTGGCCCAGTCGGACGGCCGCTGGGCACTGCAGTCGGAGACATACCTGCGCTTCTTCGGGGGCTCGGCTGACTACCTGTCCTGCTTCGCCCAGGCCATCGGGGAGCCCGAGCTGTGGGCCGTCCACCTGGCCCTCCACCCGCAATCTAGCCTGCTCAGCGTCGCGCGCAAACGCTACGCCCACCTGTTTGCCCGGGAAGGAGAGATCTCGGTGGACAGCAACATCCCCTGGGGCTCGGACTCCCTGGTCACCCTGGTCTACCTGGAAGGAAAGTACTTCCTGAAGACGTGCGACAGCCGCTTCCTCAGCAACGACGGGAAGCTGGTCAAAGAGAACACCCCCACCACCAGCTTCACCCTGGAGCTCAAGTCGGGCAAGCTGGCCTTCAAGGACTGCGATGGGAAGTACCTGACGCCCATGGGCCCGACCGGCACGCTGCGCTCAGGCAGGTGCTCCAAGCCTGGCAAGGATGAGCTGTTTGATCTAGAGGAGAGCCACCCACAAGTCATTTTCCAGGCAGCCAACAAAAGATTTGTCTCCGTCAAACAAG GTGTGAGCATCTCAGCCAACCAGGATGTGGAGACAGACATGGAGACCTTCCAGATGGAGATTGATAAGGAGAGCAGGAAGTGCATGTTTAGGACCAACGGCGGTAACTACTGGACACTGGTCTCCCACGGAGGGATCCAGTCCACAGCCACGGAGGT GGAGGCCAACACCATGTTTCACATTGAATGGCTCGGCCGCAGTGTAGCACTGAAGGCAAGCAATGGGAAGTACGTGTGCACCAAAAAGAATGGGCAGCTTTCAGCCGTCAGTGATTCCGTAG GTGATGATGAGCTCTTCCTGATGAAGCTCATTAATCGGCCCATGTTGATCCTGCGAGGGGAGAACGGTTTTGTGTGTCATCACAAGAGCTCCAACACGCTGGATGCCAACCGATCCGTCTATGACATCTTCTTACTGCTCTTCAGCGATGGCGCCTACCACATCaaaa GCGTGGGTGGAACGTTCTGGTATGTCTCCAGCAGCGGCCTGGTGTGCTCAGACGGAGACAAGCCTGAGGACTTCTTCCTGGAGTTCCTGGAGCACGGGCGGGTGGGCATCAAGGGCAAGAACGGCAAGTACCTGCGCGGGGACAGCGGCACGCTGAAGGGCGACGCTGCAACCGtggacccctcctgtctctgggAGTACTAA